Proteins encoded together in one Xenopus laevis strain J_2021 chromosome 6L, Xenopus_laevis_v10.1, whole genome shotgun sequence window:
- the btd.L gene encoding biotinidase has translation MLQKYSAFCICILCCLVASLSGHIVAYYTAAVYEHHAILNQNSTTLTDRKAALEFMLQNLDIYEMQVAAAAEKGAQIIVFPEDGIHGFNYTRQSIYPYLDFLPPTHLLPWNPCLEPDRFNDTEVLQRLSCMAVKGGMYLVANLGTKVPCEPHHFQCPDGRYQFNTNVVFSSNGSFVASYFKQNLYFEYGFDTPNKEQYVVFDTPFASKFGMITCFDILFYKPAVGLVEKHMVKHILYPTAWMNQLPLLSAIQIQRAFASAFGVNFLAANIHHTELGMTGSGIYSPSKSFFYYDMTSENGKLIIGKVPVDPSEELSAGHNAQISFGTDNMYSNQLHWIHSEVCEAERGEHCRGSPLRHQMPPSVFQAEMMYDNFTFTPLPAVQGAVKVCSSSFCCYLNYTKTMVSNELYALGVFDGLHTVHGTYYLQICALVKCGGLEPETCGQEVTEAGTIINFQLWGNFTTKHIFPMLLTSGMTLHLPNSWGWKDAHCYMNNKNMSSGLVTAALYGRLYNQD, from the exons ATGTTACAAAAATATAGCGCATTTTGTATCTGCATCCTCTGCTGCCTGGTTGCCTCCCTGAGTGGCCACATTGTGGCTTATTACACTGCTGCTGTGTATGAACACCATGCCATCCTCAACCAGAATTCCACCACTCTGACTGACCGCAAAGCTGCGCTGGAATTTATGCTTCAGAATCTTGACATCTATGAAATGCAAGTGGCTGCCGCAGCAGAAAAG GGTGCCCAGATCATTGTGTTTCCTGAGGATGGAATTCATGGATTTAATTACACCAGGCAATCTATTTACCCATATTTGGATTTTCTTCCGCCTACTCACCTACTCCCTTGGAATCCATGTCTAGAGCCTGACAGATTCAATGATACAGAG GTGCTCCAGAGGCTAAGCTGCATGGCAGTGAAGGGTGGAATGTATTTGGTTGCAAATCTGGGAACTAAAGTACCGTGTGAGCCTCATCATTTTCAGTGCCCAGATGGCAGGTACCAATTCAATACAAACGTTGTATTTAGTTCCAATGGCTCATTTGTAGCCAGCTACTTCAAGCAAAACTTGTACTTTGAATATGGCTTTGATACACCTAATAAAGAACAGTATGTGGTATTCGACACGCCCTTTGCCAGCAAGTTTGGAATGATAACATGCTTTGATATACTATTTTACAAGCCTGCAGTAGGCCTTGTAGAAAAGCATATGGTGAAACATATCTTGTACCCAACAGCTTGGATGAACCAGCTTCCTCTTTTGTCAGCCATTCAGATCCAGAGGGCTTTTGCTTCTGCTTTTGGTGTTAATTTCTTGGCAGCAAATATTCACCATACAGAACTGGGCATGACTGGCAGTGGCATTTACAGTCCATCCAAGTCCTTCTTTTACTATGATATGACAAGTGAAAATGGTAAGCTGATTATAGGTAAGGTTCCGGTGGATCCATCTGAGGAATTGTCCGCAGGTCACAATGCACAGATTTCTTTTGggactgacaatatgtatagcaaTCAGTTACACTGGATACATAGTGAAGTCTGTGAAGCAGAAAGAGGAGAACACTGTAGGGGATCACCACTCAGGCACCAGATGCCACCATCAGTGTTCCAGGCAGAAATGATGTATGATAATTTCACTTTTACCCCCCTGCCAGCGGTTCAAGGGGCAGTAAAAGTATGTTCTTCTTCCTTCTGCTGTTATCTGAATTATACAAAAACCATGGTATCAAATGAATTGTATGCCCTGGGTGTTTTTGATGGTCTCCACACAGTGCATGGAACATATTACCTTCAGATATGTGCATTGGTCAAGTGCGGTGGCCTGGAGCCGGAAACATGCGGACAGGAGGTCACTGAGGCCGGTACCATAATAAACTTTCAGCTGTGGGGCAATTTCACCACCAAACACATCTTTCCTATGCTGCTTACCTCTGGGATGACTTTGCACCTCCCTAATTCTTGGGGATGGAAGGACGCTCACTGCTACATGAACAACAAAAACATGTCTTCTGGTTTAGTAACTGCTGCCTTGTATGGAAGATTGTATAATCAAGATTAA